Sequence from the Streptomyces peucetius genome:
TCGTCGACGATGTCCCGCACATGGGTCTGCTGCCCGGCGGCCACGCCCTGCTTGTCCGCGAGACCTGACAGCGTCAACGGGTGCGCTCCGTGGCCCGCTGCGCGCAGTCGCGGCACCACGTCGTCCCACGCCCACGCTCCGAGCCACGCCCCTGCCACGAGTACGAATTCCGTCATGGCGGCAACGTAGTGGAGACGTCCGACAGCCAGGCGCCGAGAGCGGCGAAGTCGGCGTCCGTCAGACCGAGTCGCGCGTCGACGCGCCGCAGCAGGGCCGGTCGGCGGTGGTGCGTCGCGACCCAGGCCCGGTCGGTGTCGGTGATCTCGTCGTCGACCCAGGCGAAGGGGCGTCCCGCTGCCCGTTCGACGAGGGTGCGGGTCTTCCAGTGCAGCCCGTCGCGTGCGTCCTGCTCGTCGGTGGCGGACCGCTCCGGCCAGGCCACCACGGGCAACGGCGGCAGTCCGAGCCTCGGCGCGACGCACTCGTTGGCGTCGGCCATCCAGGTCGTCGCCCAGACCAGCTCGCACGGCAGGGCCGCCAGCCGGGGCCCGTGCGAGGGGTCGATACGCGAGAGCAGCGGATTCCGGCCGGGCCCGCAGGGGTCGGGATCCGGCTCTTCGCCCCGGGCCGGATACTGCCGCGGCACCCCGCCGAACGGGATGAGCGGCCCGTCCACGTCGAGGAAGAGCAGCGGACGCGGCGCTGAAGTGGACACATCTGCAGGCTAGCGGGGCCGGCCCGGCCCTCGGTGGGGACGAGGACCGGGCCGGATCAGGGCGGGACGGACGGGGACGTGCGCGTCGTGGACCTTGCGCGTCGGGACCGGTCGTGGTCGGGCAGGCGTCAGAAGACGAACGGTCCCGGGTTCTGCGGGGACGTCGCCGTGCACTCGGCCGTGATGCCGAAGACCACCACCGTGAGGGACTTCGCCTCGAGGCTGTCGCCCGCCGCGACCGTGCCGTCGAGCGGACCTGTGGAAACGGCGCCGCCGGCCGGGATCGCGGGGTTGGAACTGCCGGTGAACGTCGTCGTGCCGGTGCCGTTCTTGTCCAGCGTGAGCGTGGACCGGACGGAGTTCGCCCCGATGGGGATGGGAGCGGTGATGGCGTCCGTGGAGACCTCGATGGTCGCGGCCGTGCCGTCCTGCGTGGCCTTGAGCGTGGCCGTGCCGGAGCCGTACGAGCCGCAGTCGAACGACAACGTTGCCGTCTCCGGCGTCACCGCGTGTGCGACGGGCGCCATGGCGAGGGTGGTCGCGGCCAGCACGCCGAGGACGCCGAGGCCGCTGCGCTTCAGGGTGGTTCGCTCGGTGGTCTTCATGGGGGGATCCGCCTTCGTGTGGGGGTCACGGGCTGGTGGTGGCATTGCGGCACGAGGGACCCCGGAAGGGAAGAGGGACACAGCCGTCAGGCACCACAACGGCCGGATCCCGTCCCTCTCAGAGCTCGGCCCGCGTCAGACGGTTGGCGAACGTCGACATCGTGTACGTACCGATGCCCATGACCACCTCCAGCGCGTTCTGCGAGGTGAAGCCGTGGGCGAGGAAGGCGCGCAGTTCCGCGTCGCCGACCGCGCCGGCGGTACGGAACACCTCGAGGGTGAACTGCCGTACCGCTTCGAGCCGTTCGTCGTGAAGCGCGCGCTCCTCGCACAGTGCCGCGATCAGCTCCTCGGACGCGCCGAGCGCACGCAGCTTGCCGGTGTGCATGGCCACGCAGACATGGCATCCGTTACGCGTGGCGACCGTCATCACGACCACCTCCCGGGCCATGGGGTCGAGCGTCGTCGCCTCGAAGGCGGCACTGAGCCTGAGGAACCCGTCCAGGAGATGCGGGGAGGCGGCCAGCCTGGCGACGGCGGGCGGCAGATGGCCGAGCCGCTTGACGGTCGACTCCATGGCTCGGCGGGAGGCGGGCGGCGCGGAGTCCAGGGTGTGCTCGGTGAACATGGGGCCACTCCTACAATGGACAACATGGTTGACGAACCCGACCCGCAAAACGTAAACCAGGTTGTCGAAGCGCGCAAGGCGCTATCCGGGCCGCCCGCCGCACCCGAGCCGCCCGGCTACGAGCTGCCGCTGCTCCTCTTCGCCGGTTTCCGCTCCCTCATCGACAAGCTGCACGCCGAACTCGCCCGCCAGGGCCACCCCGACGTCCGCCCCGCCCACGGCTTCGCGATGCAGGCCATCGGCACGGACGGCGCCACCGCCAGCGACCTCGGCCGCCGCCTCGGCGTCTCCAAGCAGGCCGCGGGCAAGACCGCCGACCGCCTGCTCGCCCTCGGTTACGCGGAACGCGCGGCCGACCCGGCCGACGCCCGCCGCAAGCTGATCCGCCTCACCCCGCACGGCCTGGACGCGCTGGCCCGCTCGGCCGCGATCTTCGACGCGCTCCGGGACGAGTGGGCGCGGGCGATCGGCCCCGACCGCCTGCGCGACCTAGAATCCGCCCTGCGCACGGTCACCGGGCCGGAGAGCTTCCGCCTGGACGCGGCGGGCTGGCTGGGCGGCACGTGACGCAGTTCGACAGCCGTGACCCGGTCACCGTGCGTATCGTTTTGCCGCGCGGTTGCCGGCGTGGCTGCGGCAGCCGGGGAGAAGCGCCACGATGACCGCCTTGGACGAGCGCAGGATCGAAATGGCCGAGAACAGCGACGAACGCACACTGGACGAGATGTTCCAGTGGCTCGAATCCGCCCCCGAAGGATTCAAGGTCGAGATCGTCGAGGGGGCCGTCTTCATGTCGCCGCAAAGGGGCAACCACTGGCAGATCATCGCGGACATCTACGAGCAGCTGCGCGAGAAGTACCCGCGCAAGCGCGTGAAGTCGGACGTGCGCGTCGACTATCCCGGCCACTTGAACGGCTTCGCCAGTGACGTGACAGCGATGGCGGAAGGCGCAGCCAAGACCGACGACGGCCGCTGGCGTCACCAGGACGTCGAGTTCGTCGCCGAGGTCATCTCCAAGGGCACCGGCCAGAACGACTACGGCCCGAAGAA
This genomic interval carries:
- a CDS encoding HAD domain-containing protein, translated to MSTSAPRPLLFLDVDGPLIPFGGVPRQYPARGEEPDPDPCGPGRNPLLSRIDPSHGPRLAALPCELVWATTWMADANECVAPRLGLPPLPVVAWPERSATDEQDARDGLHWKTRTLVERAAGRPFAWVDDEITDTDRAWVATHHRRPALLRRVDARLGLTDADFAALGAWLSDVSTTLPP
- a CDS encoding carboxymuconolactone decarboxylase family protein; translation: MFTEHTLDSAPPASRRAMESTVKRLGHLPPAVARLAASPHLLDGFLRLSAAFEATTLDPMAREVVVMTVATRNGCHVCVAMHTGKLRALGASEELIAALCEERALHDERLEAVRQFTLEVFRTAGAVGDAELRAFLAHGFTSQNALEVVMGIGTYTMSTFANRLTRAEL
- a CDS encoding MarR family winged helix-turn-helix transcriptional regulator, whose amino-acid sequence is MVDEPDPQNVNQVVEARKALSGPPAAPEPPGYELPLLLFAGFRSLIDKLHAELARQGHPDVRPAHGFAMQAIGTDGATASDLGRRLGVSKQAAGKTADRLLALGYAERAADPADARRKLIRLTPHGLDALARSAAIFDALRDEWARAIGPDRLRDLESALRTVTGPESFRLDAAGWLGGT
- a CDS encoding Uma2 family endonuclease, which encodes MTALDERRIEMAENSDERTLDEMFQWLESAPEGFKVEIVEGAVFMSPQRGNHWQIIADIYEQLREKYPRKRVKSDVRVDYPGHLNGFASDVTAMAEGAAKTDDGRWRHQDVEFVAEVISKGTGQNDYGPKKRAYATAGVPVYFVADPYQRKCHLYTDPSDGDCTSDTIVTFGKDVDLTKTPVGLTLTTAGLPPRVTSDGPEITVS